In Terrirubrum flagellatum, a genomic segment contains:
- a CDS encoding translocation/assembly module TamB domain-containing protein: MAEFARHSGVRIFVAAFAIGAMFTLGSPARAQQQEDQGVLASFISNVLSTPTSRVSIGSVEGPLSSDATIRNVTVADAQGTFLRIDAIRIIWRRAALLSRRIEIQNLEIGKIELSRRPAPPDAAQAQAAASSGPILPELPLKVEVGKFTLKELALGESVIGVAARLGAEGKASLGAPSEGLQATLDVKRLDAAGQSSLRLTFAPATTQLDLAMKHDEPAGGLVARLANLPGLPPVKLDLDGAGKLDDWRARLNFDAGAGIDARGEARLARAGALRRLMLNMNAHVEPLLPPAAATIFAGAVSLTGGAVFGDDGGYGIENIRLASEIAELTLAGRLGADRMLDVTAKARALPNAGGATRKGEASLAQLTFDATAKGPLTAPQVDGKLDLRDLSAPTVKLASLNATLAVDPVRDAPAPRYRLSADGKAEGFALADRGLSKAIGSSGTLVVRGVIDDKGVADFTDARIASTNLAFSYVGRAGASVLDGRARGEIMKLSALSTLVGRALSGRAALQIALKGDPSRSAVEAVLDGAATDLALGDAIADRLTGKRLAFSGKATTQPGAMLLDQVAARGQFIVASLSGRVAADNLGLAADLSLGDLAKLDLRLVGAARVETKLTGPASDPAVNLRATSTNLRAMDRPIRDLMLTLDGSRMGTAPDIALNARGDVDGKALAADVKAAMKDGGWTLSALAARLGSVSANGEGSLSAAGLATGKLTIAAGDLNDLSPLVLTPLRGGLDASLIADARDGRQNIALDANGRRLAAGAATLESLKANLRAEDVFARITVNGDATVDKLVAGGETVERIALNARGAPDATALSLSAQARGFNFATAGRLIPSQPTRFDLASFSAVRGAARIALTSPSTLLIENGGVRTERLALSALGGDIEIKGRVASDLDLAIDVRRLPLSAADVFAPGTGLQGVLDARATLKGAAAAPQGPFEVAIKSLSAPQTRSASLPPLDVTAKGEARGDRASVNARIAGGRALSFEIDGSAPLTATGAFDLRARGNVDAGLGNSMLAGSGQRVAGRIAIDGALRGTRARPDVQGSATLNGGSFSDPLNGVAFTNIEGRVTGRGDAIAVERLTAKAKNGGTVSASGRVIADADRGFPADIKIASNEAELVSSDLASLIANLNLTVSGPLASAPRIGGRIDVRTLEIRVPDRLPSAAEPLRDAKHIAPPPQTRARLAQIARQKASAKRRGGAPFNAALDLAISAPGRVFVRGRGLDAELGGDIRLSGSSREPRAIGAFEMRRGRLSILTQRLDFTRGRLTFSGDVIPDLDFVAETRAADVTARVAVTGRASEPQFALSSTPDLPQDEVLSRLLFARASGGLSPFQAVQLAQAVAQLSGAAGGPDVFEQTRRALGVDDLDVGMSSSGGPTVGVSRAISDRVRVGVKAGTKPENSAVGADIDLMRNFKVQTEIGADGRAAAGVGYELEY; encoded by the coding sequence ATGGCTGAATTCGCGCGACATTCGGGAGTGCGGATTTTTGTCGCGGCGTTTGCGATCGGCGCGATGTTCACGCTCGGTTCGCCTGCGCGCGCGCAGCAGCAGGAGGATCAGGGCGTTCTCGCGAGCTTCATTTCGAACGTGCTCTCGACGCCAACATCTCGCGTCTCGATCGGTTCGGTCGAAGGTCCGTTGTCGTCGGATGCGACTATTCGCAACGTGACTGTCGCCGATGCGCAGGGGACGTTTCTGCGCATCGATGCGATTCGCATCATCTGGCGAAGAGCTGCACTGCTCTCTCGCCGCATCGAGATTCAGAATCTTGAGATCGGCAAGATCGAACTGTCGCGCCGTCCGGCGCCGCCAGACGCCGCGCAGGCGCAAGCGGCCGCATCGAGCGGGCCGATTCTGCCGGAATTGCCGCTCAAGGTCGAAGTCGGGAAATTCACGCTGAAGGAGCTTGCGCTTGGCGAGTCGGTGATTGGCGTCGCGGCGCGATTGGGCGCCGAAGGCAAGGCTTCTCTTGGCGCGCCGTCGGAGGGCCTGCAGGCGACGCTCGATGTGAAGCGCCTCGACGCAGCCGGACAGTCCTCGCTGCGCCTCACCTTCGCGCCGGCGACGACACAGCTTGATCTCGCGATGAAGCATGACGAGCCTGCGGGCGGCCTCGTCGCGCGTCTTGCGAACCTGCCGGGTCTGCCGCCGGTGAAGCTCGATCTCGACGGCGCCGGCAAGCTCGACGACTGGCGCGCGCGTCTGAATTTCGATGCGGGCGCCGGGATTGACGCGCGCGGCGAAGCGCGGCTGGCGCGCGCCGGCGCGCTGCGCCGGCTGATGCTCAACATGAATGCGCATGTCGAGCCGCTGTTGCCGCCGGCGGCCGCGACAATTTTCGCCGGCGCGGTGTCGCTGACCGGCGGCGCGGTGTTCGGCGACGATGGCGGCTATGGCATCGAGAATATTCGGCTCGCGTCCGAGATCGCGGAACTCACTCTCGCAGGCCGCCTTGGCGCAGACCGCATGCTCGATGTGACGGCGAAGGCGCGCGCGCTGCCGAACGCCGGCGGCGCGACGCGCAAGGGCGAGGCGAGTCTTGCGCAACTGACATTCGATGCGACGGCGAAAGGTCCGCTGACCGCGCCGCAGGTGGATGGCAAACTCGATCTGCGCGATCTCTCCGCGCCGACAGTGAAACTCGCCTCGCTCAATGCGACGCTCGCCGTCGATCCCGTTCGCGATGCGCCGGCGCCGCGTTACCGGCTCAGCGCCGACGGCAAGGCGGAAGGTTTCGCGCTCGCGGATCGCGGCCTGTCCAAGGCGATTGGATCGTCGGGAACGCTTGTCGTCCGCGGCGTGATCGACGACAAGGGCGTCGCCGATTTCACCGATGCGCGCATCGCCTCGACCAATCTCGCTTTCTCCTATGTCGGCCGCGCCGGAGCTTCGGTGCTCGATGGCCGCGCGCGCGGCGAAATCATGAAGCTGTCTGCGCTCTCCACCCTCGTCGGCCGCGCGCTCAGCGGCCGCGCGGCGCTGCAGATCGCGCTGAAAGGCGATCCCTCGCGCTCCGCCGTCGAAGCGGTGCTCGACGGCGCGGCGACCGATCTCGCGCTTGGCGATGCGATCGCGGATCGCCTCACTGGCAAGCGGCTCGCCTTTTCCGGCAAGGCGACGACGCAACCTGGCGCCATGCTGCTCGATCAGGTCGCGGCGCGCGGTCAGTTCATTGTCGCCTCGCTTAGTGGCCGCGTCGCAGCCGACAATCTCGGCCTCGCCGCCGATCTCTCGCTCGGCGATCTCGCGAAACTCGATCTGCGCCTTGTCGGCGCCGCGCGCGTCGAGACGAAGCTCACGGGGCCGGCGAGCGATCCCGCCGTCAATCTGCGCGCCACCTCGACCAATCTGCGCGCCATGGATCGGCCGATCCGCGATCTCATGCTGACCCTCGACGGCTCGCGCATGGGAACCGCGCCTGACATCGCGCTTAATGCGCGCGGCGATGTCGACGGCAAGGCGCTTGCCGCAGACGTGAAGGCGGCGATGAAGGATGGCGGCTGGACGCTCAGCGCGCTCGCCGCGCGTCTCGGCTCGGTCAGCGCGAACGGTGAAGGCTCCCTGAGCGCCGCAGGACTTGCGACAGGCAAGCTGACGATCGCCGCCGGAGATCTCAATGATCTCTCGCCGCTCGTTCTGACGCCGCTGCGCGGCGGCCTCGATGCGTCGCTCATCGCCGATGCCCGCGATGGCCGGCAGAATATCGCGCTCGACGCGAACGGGCGGCGGCTCGCGGCTGGCGCCGCGACGCTTGAATCGCTGAAGGCCAATCTGCGCGCCGAGGATGTGTTCGCGCGCATAACAGTCAATGGCGACGCGACTGTGGACAAGCTTGTGGCGGGCGGCGAGACGGTCGAGCGCATCGCGCTCAATGCGCGCGGCGCGCCCGACGCGACGGCGCTGTCGCTGTCGGCGCAGGCGCGCGGATTCAATTTCGCGACTGCGGGCCGGCTTATTCCTTCACAACCGACGCGCTTCGATCTCGCCTCCTTCTCAGCCGTGCGTGGCGCGGCGCGCATTGCGCTGACGTCGCCATCAACTCTGCTCATCGAGAATGGCGGCGTGCGCACCGAGCGACTCGCGCTGTCTGCGTTGGGCGGCGATATCGAGATCAAGGGCCGCGTCGCTTCCGACCTCGATCTCGCGATCGACGTGCGTCGCCTGCCGCTGTCGGCCGCCGATGTGTTCGCGCCGGGAACGGGATTGCAGGGCGTGCTCGACGCGCGCGCGACGCTGAAAGGCGCCGCGGCCGCGCCGCAGGGGCCATTCGAGGTTGCGATCAAAAGCTTAAGCGCGCCGCAGACGCGGAGCGCGAGCCTGCCGCCGCTCGATGTCACGGCGAAGGGTGAAGCGCGCGGCGATCGCGCCAGCGTGAATGCGCGCATCGCGGGCGGTCGCGCGCTGTCGTTCGAGATCGACGGCTCGGCGCCGCTCACCGCGACAGGCGCGTTTGATCTGCGCGCGCGGGGCAATGTCGATGCGGGCCTCGGCAACTCGATGCTGGCGGGCAGCGGCCAGCGCGTCGCCGGCCGCATCGCGATCGATGGCGCGCTGCGCGGGACGCGCGCGCGGCCTGACGTGCAGGGCAGTGCGACGTTGAACGGTGGTTCCTTCTCCGATCCGCTCAATGGCGTCGCCTTCACCAATATCGAGGGGCGCGTCACCGGCCGCGGCGACGCCATCGCCGTCGAACGGCTCACCGCGAAAGCGAAGAATGGCGGGACCGTCAGCGCCTCGGGCCGCGTCATCGCCGACGCCGATCGCGGCTTTCCCGCCGATATCAAAATCGCCTCGAACGAGGCCGAGCTTGTCTCAAGCGATCTCGCGTCGCTGATCGCCAATCTCAATCTCACGGTGTCCGGGCCGCTGGCGTCAGCGCCGCGCATCGGCGGCCGCATCGATGTGCGCACGCTCGAAATCCGCGTGCCGGACCGCCTGCCGAGCGCTGCCGAGCCGCTGCGCGACGCGAAGCATATTGCGCCGCCGCCGCAGACGCGCGCGCGCCTCGCGCAGATCGCGCGCCAGAAGGCGTCCGCGAAGCGGCGCGGCGGCGCGCCGTTCAACGCCGCGCTCGATCTCGCCATCAGCGCGCCGGGCCGCGTCTTCGTGCGCGGACGGGGACTTGATGCGGAGCTCGGCGGCGACATCAGGCTCAGCGGTTCGTCGCGCGAGCCGCGCGCGATCGGCGCCTTCGAGATGCGGCGCGGCCGCCTTTCGATTCTCACGCAACGGCTCGATTTCACCCGCGGCCGCCTGACATTCTCCGGCGATGTGATTCCCGATCTCGATTTCGTTGCGGAAACGCGCGCCGCCGATGTCACCGCGCGCGTGGCGGTGACGGGCCGCGCCAGCGAGCCGCAATTCGCGCTCTCCTCCACGCCTGATCTGCCGCAGGATGAGGTGCTGTCGCGGCTTCTGTTCGCGCGCGCTTCCGGCGGCTTGTCGCCTTTCCAGGCGGTTCAGCTCGCGCAGGCGGTGGCGCAATTGTCAGGCGCCGCGGGCGGACCTGACGTGTTCGAGCAGACGCGCCGCGCGCTCGGCGTCGATGATCTCGATGTCGGCATGAGTTCGAGCGGCGGGCCAACAGTCGGCGTGTCGCGCGCCATCAGCGATCGTGTTCGCGTCGGCGTGAAGGCGGGAACCAAACCGGAGAACAGCGCTGTTGGCGCCGACATCGATCTCATGCGCAATTTCAAGGTGCAGACCGAGATCGGCGCCGATGGTCGCGCGGCTGCGGGCGTCGGCTACGAGCTTGAATATTAG
- a CDS encoding alkylhydroperoxidase domain protein translates to MSETVIRHNDNKEPNAFTQAELDWLPWLEPFPEADFTERHWAGLVDPARIKSPYFRLLARDPDILGARTKTDKDIFYNTVNGLPRAERELAAAAASRLNGCIYCASVHARFATVHSKRKEDVQRLLDEGVGVDIDPRWNAVIAASVALTETPVAFDSTHIDRLREAGLDDAEIVDVINGAAFFNWANRLMLSLGEPSASAKA, encoded by the coding sequence ATGAGCGAGACGGTCATCCGCCACAACGACAACAAGGAGCCGAACGCCTTCACGCAGGCCGAGCTCGACTGGCTGCCCTGGCTCGAGCCCTTTCCGGAGGCGGATTTCACCGAACGCCACTGGGCCGGGCTTGTCGATCCCGCGCGCATCAAGTCGCCTTACTTCAGGCTGCTGGCGCGCGATCCAGACATTCTCGGCGCGCGCACGAAGACCGACAAGGATATCTTCTACAACACCGTGAATGGATTGCCGCGCGCCGAGCGCGAGCTCGCCGCGGCTGCGGCGTCGCGCCTCAACGGCTGCATCTATTGCGCCTCGGTGCATGCGCGCTTCGCCACCGTGCATTCCAAGAGGAAGGAGGATGTGCAGCGGCTGCTCGACGAAGGCGTCGGCGTCGACATCGATCCGCGCTGGAATGCGGTGATCGCGGCCTCGGTCGCGCTGACCGAGACGCCTGTCGCGTTTGATTCGACTCATATCGACCGGCTGCGCGAAGCCGGCCTCGACGACGCCGAAATCGTCGACGTCATCAACGGCGCCGCCTTCTTCAATTGGGCGAATCGATTGATGCTGTCACTCGGCGAGCCGAGCGCGTCTGCGAAAGCATAG
- a CDS encoding putative FMN-dependent luciferase-like monooxygenase: MTNSTLPRRLGFFTRLLDDVGPGERYRLAAAQIAHAERFGFDSAWIAQHHFHEAEGGLPSPFAFLGYVAARTSRIRLGTGIVTLPLELAVRVAEDAAVLDLLCEGRFELGVGTGGNPTAFAAFGLDSDARSEIFARNVAVLRKALKGEALDGGDMIYPARPELAERIWQATFSVSGGERAGKAGDGLLLSRTQPRSKDNPDATLAEIQHPIIDAYMAALPPGRGPRILGSRTLYVSENREEAMRFADIGLRRQLDKAIAAGHAPPGDRLEDMIKAFDVHVGTPDDVIASLNADSTLARVTDLVFQAHSVDPPHPYILRSIELIAEKVAPALGWSPASTSAPRVALVR; encoded by the coding sequence ATGACAAATTCAACTCTTCCACGCCGCCTCGGCTTTTTCACCCGCCTGCTCGATGATGTCGGGCCGGGCGAGCGCTATCGGCTCGCGGCGGCGCAGATCGCGCATGCCGAGCGCTTTGGATTTGATTCCGCCTGGATCGCGCAGCATCACTTTCATGAAGCGGAAGGCGGCTTGCCCTCGCCCTTCGCATTCCTTGGCTATGTCGCCGCGCGCACCTCGCGCATCCGGCTTGGCACGGGCATCGTCACGCTGCCGCTCGAACTCGCCGTGCGCGTCGCCGAAGATGCGGCGGTGCTCGATCTCCTCTGCGAGGGCCGCTTCGAGTTGGGCGTCGGCACCGGCGGCAATCCGACGGCGTTCGCGGCGTTTGGTCTCGACAGCGACGCGCGCTCCGAGATTTTCGCGCGCAATGTCGCGGTGCTGCGCAAGGCGCTGAAGGGCGAAGCGCTCGATGGCGGCGATATGATCTATCCCGCGCGGCCCGAGCTGGCGGAGCGCATCTGGCAAGCGACATTCTCCGTCAGCGGCGGCGAGCGCGCGGGCAAGGCGGGCGACGGGCTACTGCTGTCGCGCACGCAGCCGCGATCAAAGGACAATCCCGACGCGACGCTGGCCGAAATTCAGCATCCCATCATCGACGCCTATATGGCGGCGCTGCCGCCGGGTCGCGGCCCGCGCATCCTGGGATCACGCACGCTCTATGTCTCTGAGAATCGCGAGGAGGCGATGCGCTTCGCCGATATCGGTCTGCGCCGCCAGCTCGACAAGGCGATCGCCGCCGGCCACGCGCCGCCGGGCGATCGACTTGAAGACATGATCAAGGCGTTCGACGTGCATGTGGGAACGCCTGACGATGTGATCGCGTCGCTGAATGCGGATTCGACGTTGGCGCGCGTCACCGATCTCGTCTTCCAGGCGCATTCCGTCGATCCGCCGCACCCCTATATCCTGCGTTCGATCGAACTGATCGCAGAGAAAGTGGCGCCGGCGCTCGGCTGGTCGCCGGCTTCGACATCCGCGCCGCGTGTCGCGCTGGTGCGATAA
- a CDS encoding CMD domain protein codes for MNAIPDDVIDHLAGVAPGSSLDEIRSRRAQARENAQKSFLALFAPDTFDEMSAQERYAVALFVSAVHGAAKPAGFYGAGLAKSGASPALAQAVSSEAAKGKTSGPYGAYPAGPLSAEDKKGLIYRASDGARTALGLRLAAALEHAHLLVFRPRDANPDVLQALLDAGWSSTGIVTLSQLVAFLAFQIRVVAGLQILGARTGAAGKAA; via the coding sequence ATGAATGCGATTCCAGACGACGTGATCGATCATCTCGCCGGCGTCGCGCCGGGCTCGTCGCTCGACGAGATTCGCTCGCGCCGCGCGCAGGCGCGCGAGAATGCGCAGAAGAGTTTTCTCGCTTTGTTCGCACCTGACACGTTCGATGAGATGTCGGCTCAGGAGCGCTATGCGGTTGCCTTGTTCGTCTCCGCTGTTCATGGCGCGGCGAAGCCCGCGGGATTCTATGGCGCGGGCCTGGCGAAGTCAGGCGCGTCGCCCGCGCTGGCGCAAGCGGTTTCCAGCGAAGCCGCGAAAGGGAAAACAAGCGGTCCCTATGGCGCCTATCCCGCGGGACCGCTCAGCGCTGAGGATAAAAAGGGTCTGATCTATCGCGCAAGCGATGGAGCGCGCACGGCGCTTGGGCTGCGACTCGCCGCCGCGCTCGAACATGCGCATCTCCTCGTGTTTCGCCCGCGCGATGCAAATCCCGACGTATTGCAGGCGCTTCTCGATGCGGGCTGGTCGAGCACGGGCATCGTCACCCTGTCACAGCTCGTCGCGTTTCTCGCTTTCCAGATCAGGGTGGTCGCAGGATTGCAGATTCTCGGCGCGCGCACAGGCGCGGCCGGCAAGGCGGCGTGA
- a CDS encoding DUF6772 family protein yields MQTERTHLIESLRMADPALSRFDPLPRIITFDDFDRGFCGWTQLVGNYEHTLDSMLPGYAQHSQAMLSTLSTWDFGSHGSFDGSYALKVATKPKRGAQNVAIKRLTFRKRGPIRVEFYFTFKPEANELRLLETDVRSIGFLYDLQTGDQDADAWRVMPHLRFLNALDGDHVQKWQYKRRTTEFKPLGTENKTVSHYHLAPQDWEDIPGATQKLCYNEIPTKINWHYARLDFDLEAMQLQCFQCNDRVYDLTGIDSIRIPGMRNLWCMLNLCFFAETDVDKRAFLYIDSVCLSGDF; encoded by the coding sequence ATGCAGACAGAACGCACCCATCTCATTGAATCGCTCAGGATGGCCGACCCCGCGCTCTCGCGCTTCGATCCCTTGCCGCGCATCATCACGTTCGACGATTTCGATCGCGGCTTCTGCGGCTGGACGCAGCTCGTCGGCAATTACGAGCACACGCTCGACTCCATGCTGCCCGGATACGCCCAGCACAGCCAGGCGATGCTCTCGACGCTCTCGACGTGGGATTTCGGCAGCCATGGCTCTTTCGACGGCTCCTATGCCCTGAAAGTCGCGACGAAGCCGAAACGCGGCGCGCAGAATGTGGCGATCAAGCGCCTCACCTTCCGCAAGCGCGGGCCGATCCGCGTCGAGTTCTATTTCACCTTCAAGCCTGAAGCGAACGAGTTGCGTCTGCTCGAAACCGATGTGCGCTCGATCGGCTTTCTCTATGATCTCCAGACCGGCGATCAGGACGCAGACGCGTGGCGTGTGATGCCGCACTTGCGCTTTCTCAATGCGCTCGATGGCGATCATGTGCAGAAATGGCAGTACAAGCGCCGCACCACCGAGTTCAAGCCGCTTGGCACGGAGAACAAGACCGTCAGCCACTATCATCTCGCGCCGCAGGACTGGGAGGACATTCCGGGCGCGACGCAGAAGCTCTGCTACAATGAGATTCCGACCAAGATAAACTGGCACTATGCCAGACTCGACTTCGATCTCGAGGCGATGCAGCTCCAGTGCTTCCAGTGCAACGACCGCGTCTACGATCTCACGGGAATCGACTCGATCCGCATTCCAGGCATGCGCAATCTCTGGTGCATGCTCAATCTCTGCTTCTTCGCGGAGACCGACGTCGACAAGCGCGCCTTCCTCTACATCGATTCCGTCTGCCTCTCCGGAGATTTCTGA
- a CDS encoding autotransporter assembly complex family protein, protein MRVRQGGRRRARQLLVCVSVWAVAGAGSARAFDFFGWFSEKPPQPTATTLPYELKIEGLDADKSAAAAINDVSVLYRLRNEPPQNGDELARRAESDLPRIVDAMWGAGYYAAKASIRVAGQPLTLQSPATSAARSAADRLKGRAAVPVEIVVEPGPLYRFSRIEVVESSGRGFDAAVLPERVISLKRDDPARTASLLEATAQLSDHFRDRGHPFVKVERRTPVIDHRKQTVDVALVVAPGPVAGLGRIDVVGTKDVDPAVVRSFIYAEPGDPYSPRALAAIRKSVTKIEAIGSARVREGTSLDANGNLPLTLDVTERLPRVIGGSVRYSTVDGPALKAYWAHRNLFGGAERLRIDADLFYNSVDQPWSTEKRNKNFDFKNLGGRLSASFLKPALGGTRNDLLIDVYGQRESTDFYTSKLVNATAAIRHRFTDSFSIQGGVEGEIGQSIDPLGKLNYGLIGLPVSVTYDSTDRPLDPTRGIKVTASLAPYHGFRDAPTFFGVGRAQASTYYALDEAARYIIAARVGFGSIVGGDLAEIPATRRFYAGGGGSVRGFEYKSLGPRDPRGYVIGGRSLIEGSLEARIKITDTIGFVPFIDAGQAYASSLPDGSERLRFAAGLGLRYYTSIGPIRVDVATPLDRRGGERPYAIYVSLGQSF, encoded by the coding sequence ATGCGCGTGAGGCAGGGCGGCCGGCGACGGGCGCGCCAACTGCTGGTTTGCGTTTCGGTGTGGGCCGTGGCTGGCGCCGGGAGCGCGCGCGCGTTCGATTTCTTCGGCTGGTTCAGCGAAAAGCCGCCGCAACCGACCGCCACCACTCTTCCCTATGAATTGAAGATCGAAGGCCTCGACGCGGATAAATCCGCCGCGGCCGCGATCAACGACGTCTCTGTTCTCTATCGCCTGCGCAATGAGCCGCCGCAGAATGGCGATGAGCTGGCGCGTCGGGCCGAGAGCGATCTGCCGCGCATCGTCGATGCGATGTGGGGCGCGGGCTACTATGCCGCGAAGGCGTCGATCCGCGTCGCCGGCCAGCCGCTGACCCTGCAGAGCCCGGCGACCTCGGCGGCGCGCAGCGCCGCCGACAGGCTCAAAGGTCGCGCGGCCGTTCCCGTGGAGATCGTGGTCGAGCCCGGGCCGCTCTATCGCTTCAGCCGCATCGAGGTGGTGGAGAGTAGCGGCCGCGGCTTCGACGCGGCCGTGCTTCCCGAGCGTGTGATTTCGCTGAAGCGCGACGATCCCGCGCGCACCGCAAGCCTGCTCGAAGCGACGGCGCAATTGTCAGATCATTTTCGCGATCGCGGCCATCCCTTCGTGAAGGTCGAGCGGCGCACGCCCGTGATCGATCATCGCAAGCAGACTGTCGATGTCGCGCTCGTGGTCGCGCCAGGTCCGGTCGCGGGCCTCGGCCGCATCGATGTTGTCGGCACGAAGGACGTCGATCCCGCTGTCGTGCGCTCCTTCATCTATGCGGAGCCGGGCGATCCCTATTCGCCCCGCGCGCTCGCCGCCATTCGCAAGTCGGTGACGAAGATCGAGGCGATCGGTTCGGCGCGCGTGCGCGAGGGAACATCGCTCGACGCCAACGGCAATCTGCCGCTGACGCTCGATGTGACCGAGCGCCTGCCGCGCGTGATCGGCGGCTCGGTGCGCTATTCCACCGTCGATGGTCCTGCGCTGAAAGCCTACTGGGCTCATCGCAATCTCTTCGGCGGCGCCGAGCGGTTGAGAATCGACGCCGATCTTTTCTACAATTCCGTCGACCAGCCCTGGTCGACCGAAAAGAGAAACAAGAATTTCGATTTCAAGAATCTTGGCGGGAGACTCTCCGCATCATTCCTCAAGCCGGCGCTTGGCGGAACGCGTAACGATCTGCTGATCGACGTCTATGGCCAGCGCGAAAGCACCGATTTCTACACCAGCAAGCTCGTCAATGCGACGGCGGCGATCCGCCATCGTTTCACCGACAGCTTCTCGATTCAGGGCGGCGTCGAAGGCGAGATCGGGCAATCGATCGATCCCTTGGGCAAGCTGAATTACGGACTTATTGGCCTGCCTGTATCGGTGACCTACGATTCGACCGATCGTCCGCTCGATCCGACGCGCGGGATCAAGGTGACAGCCTCGCTCGCGCCCTATCACGGCTTTCGCGACGCGCCGACTTTCTTCGGCGTCGGCCGCGCGCAGGCCTCGACCTACTACGCGCTCGATGAGGCCGCGCGCTACATCATCGCGGCGCGCGTCGGATTCGGATCGATCGTCGGCGGCGATCTCGCGGAGATTCCGGCGACGCGGCGCTTCTATGCCGGCGGCGGCGGCTCCGTGCGCGGCTTCGAATATAAGAGCCTCGGGCCGCGCGATCCGCGCGGTTACGTCATCGGCGGCAGGAGCCTGATCGAAGGCTCGCTCGAGGCGCGCATCAAGATCACCGACACGATCGGCTTCGTGCCTTTCATCGACGCCGGACAGGCTTACGCCTCTTCGTTGCCCGACGGATCGGAGCGCCTGCGGTTCGCAGCGGGACTTGGATTGCGTTATTACACGTCGATCGGTCCCATTCGTGTCGATGTGGCGACACCGCTTGATCGCCGCGGCGGCGAGCGGCCCTATGCGATCTATGTCAGCCTGGGGCAGTCTTTCTGA
- a CDS encoding AbrB/MazE/SpoVT family DNA-binding domain-containing protein produces MAARAKLSAKFQISIPKEVRIAQEWRAGQEFVFIPKGKGVMVMPAPKLDELRGIARGADARGYRDRKDRV; encoded by the coding sequence ATGGCGGCCCGGGCGAAGCTCTCGGCGAAATTCCAGATCAGCATCCCCAAGGAGGTGCGAATCGCCCAGGAATGGCGGGCGGGACAGGAATTCGTCTTCATCCCGAAGGGCAAGGGCGTGATGGTCATGCCGGCGCCGAAGCTCGACGAGCTCAGAGGGATCGCTCGCGGGGCGGATGCGCGCGGCTATCGCGATCGCAAGGATCGTGTTTGA
- a CDS encoding SDR family NAD(P)-dependent oxidoreductase, producing the protein MPTPFDMSGRVALVTGSARAIGRAMTLALAERGASVAIHDVKPSADAEQTLKDARALGVRAEPFFADFMDVSAPKKLVREVTEKLGAPDILVISASIENRENWLDVDTASFDAQVTINFRSTLSLLQAAVPSMMERGWGRVVTIGSIQEEKPHFELMVYAALKSAQTNLARNLAKQVVAHGVTINNIAPGAILTNRNAHVLGEGDVRARVEAMIPARRLGEADDIVGACLLLCSHEGRYINGATIPVDGGWGAI; encoded by the coding sequence ATGCCAACGCCTTTCGATATGAGCGGGCGCGTCGCGCTCGTCACCGGCTCGGCGCGCGCCATCGGACGCGCCATGACGCTGGCGCTGGCGGAGCGCGGCGCGTCCGTCGCGATCCATGACGTGAAGCCGAGCGCCGACGCCGAACAAACCTTGAAAGACGCTCGCGCGTTGGGCGTGCGGGCCGAGCCTTTCTTCGCCGATTTCATGGATGTCTCCGCGCCGAAAAAGCTGGTGCGCGAGGTGACGGAGAAGCTTGGCGCGCCTGATATTCTCGTCATCAGCGCTTCGATCGAGAATCGCGAAAACTGGCTCGATGTCGACACCGCCTCGTTCGACGCGCAGGTGACGATCAATTTCCGCTCCACGCTGTCGCTCTTGCAGGCGGCTGTTCCCTCGATGATGGAGCGCGGCTGGGGCCGCGTCGTCACCATCGGCAGCATCCAGGAGGAGAAGCCGCATTTCGAGCTGATGGTCTATGCCGCGCTGAAGTCAGCGCAGACCAACCTGGCGAGGAACCTTGCGAAGCAGGTCGTCGCCCATGGCGTCACCATCAACAACATCGCGCCGGGCGCGATCCTCACCAATCGCAACGCCCATGTGCTTGGCGAAGGCGATGTGCGCGCCCGCGTCGAAGCGATGATACCGGCGCGTCGTCTCGGCGAGGCCGACGACATCGTCGGCGCCTGCCTGCTGCTCTGCTCGCATGAGGGCCGCTACATCAATGGCGCGACCATTCCCGTCGATGGCGGCTGGGGCGCGATCTAA
- a CDS encoding type II toxin-antitoxin system VapC family toxin gives MKRVVDTSAWIEWLRDGAAAETLKAHWPEPAETIVPTLVQFELAKWLMREVSEEAADQAIAHTERCIVAPLDTRIALRAADLSGAHKLAAADAIIYATALEQGADCLTCDAHFERLENVLFVRKPRD, from the coding sequence TTGAAGCGGGTTGTCGACACCTCGGCCTGGATCGAGTGGTTGCGGGACGGCGCTGCGGCCGAGACGCTGAAGGCGCATTGGCCGGAGCCGGCCGAGACCATCGTTCCCACGCTCGTGCAATTCGAGCTTGCGAAATGGCTCATGCGCGAAGTGTCGGAAGAGGCGGCTGATCAGGCGATCGCGCATACCGAGCGCTGCATCGTCGCGCCGCTCGACACGCGGATCGCGCTGCGGGCTGCCGATCTCTCCGGCGCTCACAAGCTCGCGGCCGCCGATGCGATCATCTACGCCACAGCGCTGGAGCAGGGCGCGGACTGCCTGACCTGCGACGCGCATTTCGAGCGGCTGGAGAATGTCCTGTTCGTCCGGAAGCCGCGCGACTGA